The sequence GACGGCCCCGTACGAGACGGCCTGGGGCGTCAAGCAGTGGGTCGCCGGGGTGGACCCCGACGGGACGCTGGACGACGCCGCCGGCCTCCGCCGCCGGTTCACCATGTCGTCCGGGCTGGACGGACGCGTGCACATGCGGGGCGAACTGGATGCCGTGGGTGGCGAGTTCCTGCACACCGCGCTCGCGCCCTCATGAACGGCGACCGCACGGCCGGCGATCCCCGCTCGCACGCCGAACGGCAGGCCGATGCGTTGGTCGCGCTCGCCCGGGGAGCTCTCGATGGCGGCTCGCTCCCCGACGTGCGCGGCGAGCGGCCGCACGTACGCGTGACGATCGACTGGTTCGCGCTCTCCGCCGAGCGCGGCGCCCATGGCGTCGCGGGCGGTTCCCTGGGCTGGGCCGGTCCCATCAGCCCGGAGACGGCGCGGCGGCTGGCCTGCGACGCCGGTGTCGTCCGGGTCATCACCGGCCCGGACGGGCTGCCGCTGGACGTCGGACGCGCGCAGCGGACGGCGAGCGCGGCGATCCGCCGGGCCGTCGAGATCCGCGATGGGCACTGCGTCTTCGCCGGCTGCGACGCCCCGCCCGAGTGGTGCGACGTCCACCATGTCGTGCACTGGGCGCACGGCGGGCCGACGAGCTGCGACAACGGCGCGCTCCTGTGCGAACGGCACCACACCTCGTGCCACGAGGGCCGGTTCACGATCAGGCGAGATCCCGGCACCGGCCGCTGGCACACCTACCGACCGGACGGGTCCGAGATCCTCAGCCGCGCCGGCCCTTGACGCCAAGGCGGCTACACCGCCCCGGTGATCACAAGGTCTCGACGAAATCCTCGTCAGTCGATGCAGCGTCACGATGACATCTGGCTGCACGCCCATCCCCGTGGCGCAGCATCAGTTCAGCGAGCCGCGAGCCGCGAACGGTCGATGAGCTCGATGCGTGCGTCGACCTCTCCGCCTCGGTCCTGGCTCCCGAACGAGCAGGGCCGTCCGCCCTCGCTACGCGCCGCGCGGGGCGTACATGATCACCGCGACGCCGACGAGGCAGAGGAGCGCGCCGGCGATGTCGTACCGGTCAGGGTGGAACCCGTCGACGACCATGCCCCAGGCCAGCGATCCGGCGACGAAGACCCCGCCGTACGCGGCGAGGATCCGGCCGAAGTGCGCGTCGGGTTGCAGCGTGGCCACGAGGCCGTACAGCCCGAGCGCGATCACCCCGGCCCCGATCCACCCCCAGCCGCGGTGCTCCCGGACGCCCTGCCACACCAGCCAGGCGCCGCCGATCTCGGCGAGCGCGGCGAGGGCGAACAGCAGCAGCGAGCGGGTGACGGTCACTTCTCCACCGCGTGGAGGAAGCGGCGCAGCGTCTCGAGGAACACCTCGGGCTGCTCGGAGTGCACCCAGTGCCCGGCGTTCTTGACCTTCACCAGCCGGGTGGCGGGGAAGAGCGCGTCCATGTGCGGCCGGTCCTCCGGCAGCACGTAGTGGGAGTTCGCGCCGGCGATCCAGAGCACCGGCCCGTCGAAGGTGGCGCCCGGCGGCGGCTCGGGAAAGCCGCGCAGCTCACCCAGGTCGCGGTCGAGCAGCTCGAGGTTGAGCCGCCAGTGCCACCCGTCCCCGCCCTCCTCGCGGCTCAGGCTCTGCAACAGGAAACTGCGCACCATCCGGCTGGGGACGGCGGTGCGCAGGGCGGCCTCGGCGTCGGCGCGCGACTCCAGGGCCTCCAGGTCGACGGCCCGCATGGCGGCGATGAAGGCGGCGAAGGGCGAGGCCTCCTCGTCGGGGTCCTCGGTGCGTCCTCCCTGCAGCGGGTACTCGACCGGCGCGATGTCGACGACCACCAGGGCCCGCAGCAGCTCCGGCCGGCGCAGCGCCAGCTGCATCGCCACCTTGCCGCCCATCGAGTGGCCGACCAGCGTGACCGGCTCGCCGTAGGACGCCAGCTCCGCGGCGACCATCTCCGCCATGTCGACGTAGTCGATGCGGTCGGTCCAGGGGGAGTGGCCGTGGTTGGGCAGGTCCAGCAGGGTCACCCGGTGGTCGTCGGCCAGGCCCTTGGCGATGGTCGTCCAGTTCTTCCCCTGGCCGAACAGCCCGTGCACGAAGACCACGCGCGGTCCGGCCTCGCCCAGCGTCCGGGCGGCGAGGGCTTCGTCGGGGTTCTCCGTCACCGGGCGATTCCACCAGACCGCCCGGTGACGTGCGCCCCGCCGCCTCGCTCGGTCCAGCACGACCTCCGTCTCGCCGGTGGCGCTGTCCAGCGTGATGCACCCGCCCTGGAAGTCGACCCGGCTGCCACCCGCGACGTCTCGACCCCGCTGGTCGGGTAGCCCAGGGGCCCGCGCTCCCAGCCCGAATCGGCCCAGCGGGTCCGGATCGCCCCGTAGATCTCGTGCGCACCGGTGTCCGCGGTCCAGTAGATCGAGGCACCACCGGGCCGGGAGAAGTCGGCGCACGGGCGGTCGCTGCCGGCGCCGGCTTCTGACGGAACCGGTCTACCGCATCCACGGCGGCCGGAGAAGGAGACGCGTGCTGACGATCCGGCGACGGCGCGCTCGGCCACCTGCGCGGCCTCGTCGGTCCCCGCCTCTACCGTGCCGGGGGAAGCACGAGGGGGACGTGGATGCCAGGACGACGCCGGAGCGGCCGCACGAGCAGCGCCACGCGCACCCGCCGGTCGGCGGCGAAGGCGGCGCCCAGAAGGGCGTCCACGCGCACAGCCGCGCCGACGAAGGCCGCGCCCGAACTGCCCACCGCGGGTCCGGGGGAGCGGGTGTGGGTGCTGGCCGTGCCGTTCCGCGCCCCCGCGCCGGGCGCCGTCTGGCACCCGGGCCTGCAGGCGCACGTGTGGGTCGGCCGGGAGCTCCCGGCCGAGCTCGCGCCTTACGACCCACCGCCGTACGGCCTCGAGCGCTTCCTCGAGGACGAGCTCAACGACATGCCGCGACCGCTACCCGAGGCCCGGCAGCTCACGCCGCGCGACCAGCAGTGCGACGGCGCCGACGTGGTGGCGACCCACGCCGCGTCGGGCGGGCGCGTCTTCCTGCTCGGCGACGACCCCGGCGTCGGGAAGACCGGCACGGCGATCCTCGCGGTGAAGGCGATCGCCGAGCAGCGCGACGTCCACACGGTGCTGGTGATCGCCGACCGGCCGGCGGCCATCACAATCCCGCACTGGACCCGCTCGATCGGCGGGTTCGGCGACGGCGGGCTGCGCTGGTGCGTGACCACCTGGGACCGGCTGGGCAAGGTGGCGAAGCTGCGCTTCGACGTCGTCGTCGCCGACGAGGCGCACATGGTCCGGCACACGACGACCCAGCGGTGGAAGCACTGGAAGGCCGTCTCCGGCGCCGCCCGGGTCAAGGACCCCCCGTACGTGCTGGCCGCGACGGCCACACCGGCCCACACGCCGCTCGAACTGCCGTACCTGGCGCCGGAGTTCGCCGCCCGGCACGGGGAGTCGATCAAGGAATGGGCCGACCTGCCGAAGGCGCTGGAGCGGCACAGGTTCCACGTGGAACGTGGCCGCTACGGCTGGCAGTGGACCGACGACGTCGACGGCCGCCGGGCCGACCTGGCCCGCCTGCAGTCCTGGCTGGCCGACGCCGATCCGCCGGCGACCCTCCACCGGCCGGCGCCGTGGGGGCCGGTCTCGGTCACCGGCACGCCGGTGCTGCTGACGCCGGCGGAACGGGCGTCGTACGAGGCCGAGTGGTCGGAGTTCCGGGCAGAGATGCAGTTGGCCCGGCGCGGGCGGCAGGCCGCGCGCGGCCGGGCGGCGCTGCTGCGGTTCCGGCAGAAGGCCGGGCTGATCCGGGTGCAGGCCACCGTCGACTGGATCAGGGCGCAGGTGGAGGCCGAGCGGCAGGTGGCGGTGTCGGTGGAGTTCGTCGAGACCGCGGCCGACCCGATCCGCGAGGCGCTGCTCGACGGCGGCATCCCGGTCGCCGGCATCTACGGCCGCGACCGGTTCGACGTCGAGGCCGAGCGGCTGCGCTTCCAGCGCGGCGAGGCCACCGTCTGCGTCTTCACCGTGACCGCGTCGATCAGCCTGCACGCCGGTGAGCTGCTGCCCGACGGCTCGTCGGCGTCGGGGCCCCGCGGGTGGGGTTGTTCCACCAGCCGCGGTTCTCCGGCATCCAGGCCCGCCAGGTGACCGGCCGGACGCACCGCGACGGGCGCACCTCGCCGTGGCGGGTGGCGTTCGCCGCCGACACGGTCGAGGAGCAGGTGGCCCGCGTGATGGTGGAGCGGCTGGCCGTGAGCGGCTCCACCGCCGGGGCGGACACCTCGGCGCTGCAGGAGATCGCCGAGCTGCTCGACGCCGACTGGCTGCCCCCCGCCGCCTTCACCGAAGGATGAGGGGCGGCACGGCCGAGCAGGAGGCGAGGCGGCCGCTGCGCGCCCTTCCCGGCGCGGTCCTGCTGGCACTCGCCGCCCTGACGGCGCTGGGCACGCTGGCGGCAGCCTGGGGGACAGCGCTCGGCGACGGCCGCCACGAGGCGTGCACCTCACGCGGAGTGCCGTACGGCCCACCGCACGAGACGTGGCACGTCCAGGTCTCCGGATCCACGCTGCCGCTGGGTGTCTCGTGCACCTGGACGGATCCGGCCACCGGTGATGCCGTCCGCCAGGAACCGCCGTGGACGCCCACGGTCGTGGCCGGTGCGGGCGCCGGTCTCGGCGCGGCATGGCTGGTGGCCGCGGGCCTGTCACGCCTCGGCCGTCGGGCCGCTTCCGAGGACGTGTGGCTCCCATGAGCCTGCCCGTCGGGGCGTCGACGTGCGTCGGGGGCGCGGCGACCGCGAGGCACGTCAGCCGCGCCCCGACGAACACGACGGAGCAGACGGTGGCCCGCCCGGCACGAGCTCGACGTCCGCGCCCGCGCCGATGCTCGCCGCCTGCGCCGTCGCGGTGCGCTGGAGCTCCCCGGCGCGCGGCGCACCTCCGCGAGCGCTGGGCCGCAGCGGGCCGGGCCGACCGGGCCCTGCGCCGAGCCGGTACGGCGGGCCGCTCCCACCGTCGTGGCACCCCGGGCGGATCATCGGAGGCATGCGGCGGGAGGCGAGCATCCTGCATCTGGACCTGGATGCCTTCTTCGCCGCCGTCGAGCAGCGCGACAAGCCCTCCTTGCGCGGCCGGCCCGTCGTCGTCGGGGGCGTCGGTGGACGAGGCGTCGTCGCCACGGCGTCCTACGAGGCGCGGGCCTACGGGGCACGCTCGGCGATGTCCACGGCCGAGGCCCGCCGGCGCTGCCCCCCGGGGACGGCGTTCCTCGGCGGCCGGTTCGCCGCCTACCGGCGCACCTCGGACGTCGTCATGGAACTCCTCCGCGGACTCTCCCCGCTGGTCGAGCCGGTCTCGATCGACGAGGCGTACGTCGACCTCGCCGCGGGGCCGGGGCACGACCTCTCCGTTTCCGGCGTGACGGAACTGGGGCTGAGCCTCAAAGAGCGGATCGCAGCGGCCACCGGGGGCGTCACCGGATCGGTCGGCATCGGCACCTCCAAGTTGATGGCGAAGATCGCCTCCGACCTCGACAAGCCCGACGGCCTCCTCGTCGTCCCGCCGGGCGGCGAGCTCGACGTGCTGCACCCGCTGCCGGTCACCCGCCTCGGCGGGGTCGGCCCCGCGACGGCGGAGCGGCTGCGTCAGGTCGGGGTGTCGACCGTGGCCGACCTCGCCGCCAAGTCGCTGCCCGATCTGGTTGCGCTTGCCGGACGGGCCCACGGCGCGGGGCTGTACGCGCTGGCGCGGGCGGACGACGACCGCGGGGTCGTCCCCGACCGGGAGGTGAAGTCGGTGTCGCACGAGGAGACGTTCGAGCGCGACCTCACCGACCTCGCCGTCCTCGGGCGGGAGATCGACTCGATGGCGACCCGGGTGGGCAACCGGCTGCGGTCCTCGGCGTACTCGGGCCGGACCGTCACGGTGAAGCTGCGGCGGTACGACTTCACCACGATCACCCGGTCCCAGACGCTGCCCCAGCCCACCGACGACGCCCGGCTGATCGCCGCGACCGCCCGTCGGCTGCTCACCGAGGCCGGTACCAGCGGAGGGCTGCGGCTGCTGGGCGTGGGGGTCTCCGGGCTCTCGCTCTACGCCCAGGGCGACCTGTTCGCCCAGGACGCGGAGTCCGTGCCGGAGGAGCCCGCGGCCACCGGCACGGAGGAACCGGCGGAGCAGCCCGAGCTGCCGGTCGAGAAGCGCTGGTGGCCCGGTCAGGACGTGCGGCACGAGGAGCTGGGGGCCGGCTGGGTGTGGGGTCGGGGCCTCGGCCGGGTCACGGTGCGCTTCGAGGGACCGTCGACGCCCCCCGGGCCGGTGCGCACCCTGGCCGCCGACGACCCGCTGCTGCAGCCCGCCGAGCCGCCTGACTGGCGGATCCCCGAGTGAGCGGACCCGCGACCCGTTCCCGGTGGGGCGTCGGCAGGTCGACGACGGTCATCGCCGTCAGGAGGGTTCCGGCGAGCGCGCGGGTGATCGTCGAGAATGGCTGCTGGTCGGATCGAGGAGGAGGCGACGTGCCGGAGCCCAGCACGTGGATGCGGATGACCCAGGAGGACCCGGAGCACTCGGCGGCCTACGTGCAGCGGTTCCGCACGCTGGCCGAGCAGGGGATGGACCTGGTCGGTGAGGCGCGGTTGGTCGACGCGATGCTGCCCCGCGGGTCGCGGGTCCTGGACGCGGGCTGCGGGCCGGGGCGGGTCGGCGCCCACCTGCACGAGGTCGGGCACCACGTCGTCGGCGTCGACGTCGACCCGGTGCTCGTCGCCGCCGCGGAGGAGGACCATCCCGGCCCGCGCTGGCTGGTCGGCGACCTGGCCGAGCTCGACCTGACCGCCCACGGCATCACCGAGCCGTTCGACGCGATCGTCAGCGCCGGGAACGTGATGGCGTTCCTGGCTCCCTCGACGAGGGATGCGGTGCTGCGCCGGCTCCGGGCGCACGTGGCTCCCGAGGGGCGGGCCGTCATCGGCTTCGGCGCGGGCCGCGGTTACGAGTTCGACGAGTTCCTGACCGACGCAGGGGCGGCCGGCTGGGCACCGGACGTGCTGCTCTCCACCTGGGACCTGCGGCCGTTCACCCCCGAGTCGGACTTCCTGGTCGCCGTCCTCCGCCCCGTCTGACGCGCACACCCGCGGGTCAGCGTGCGCCGCGCGGGCCGTCCGCCGGCGATCGGGTCGCCGGCTCCGCCCAGGCGTCGCCGTCACTGCTCGCCCGGCGTCGGCGGAGCCGCGGGCAAGGCGACGCCGAGGGCCACGGTGAGGTCCCGGACCGTCTGCGGGTCCTCCAGGCGCGGCCCGTAGAGCTCCCGCAGCTGCGTCATCCGGTAGCGGACGGTCTGCGGGTGCACGAAGAGGGCCGCGGCGACCTGCTCGCGCCGGCCGTGGTGCAGCAGCCAGGAGCGCAGGGTCTCGGTCAGCTTCTCGCGCGCGGTGTCCCCCACCGACTCCAGGGGCGCCAGCACCCGGGCCCGCAGGTCGGCCAGGGCGTCCTCGTCGGCGCGCACGACCAGCTCGGCCAGGCGGGCGTCGGTGTCCAGCGGCCCGCCGTCGCCCGGTGTCATCCCGAGGCGCAGCGCCCGCAGCGCCCGGCGGTACGACGCCTGGACGTTCCACCAGGGTCGCGCCGGCCCGACCACCGCCTCGCGGCCCCCGAGTCCGCGCAGCAGCGCCCCGCGGGCGGCACCCTCGGCGTCCGGCACCAGCAGCACGGCGAGATCCCCGGTCCGGTCCACGTCGGGGACGTCCTCGGCGGCGACGAGCGTGCGCGGGTCGAGGGAGACCATCGCGCCCCGGGTCCGGCCGTCCGGGAGCAGGACGGCCGTGAGGGTGCGCGGCGCCGTCCACTCGGCCCGCTGCGCCAGCGCCACCAGCTCCGTGTGCGGGCCGCCGGTGAGCAGCCCGTGCGCCAGGCGCTCGAGCATGCGCTGGCGGGCCCGGCCGCTGGACGCCAGCTCGTCGGCGTGGCCGGCGACGCTCGCGGCGGACAGCTGGTCGATGTAGGCGAAGACCAGCTCGGCGAACCGGGCGAGCGCCTCCGGCCCCAGACCGGCGGTGACCGCGGCGGCGCTCATGTCCCGCCAGGACACCCGGGCGCCGACCCGGTAGGCGGCCAGCAGCGCGTCCATCGAGCGCCCGCTGCGCGCCTCTCCCCTGCCGAGGGCGTACGCGGCCTCGACGACCGACCCCCCGGGCGTGCCGGCGTCGGCATTGCCGCCGGCGGCGGCCAGCTGGAGGAACCCACGGAGGGTCAGCTCGACAGCGGTGGAGATCTTGCGCCCCATCGGGCCGAGGAACGCATCGGCGTAGCCCGGCACCGCGACGATGATCTCCTCGACCGCGCGCTCGGCCACCCTCGGCAGCTCGGTGCGCATCGCCTCCGCGACCGCTTCGGGGAAGGGCGCGGGGTCCGGTGTCATCTGACCTCCTTTGTCTTCGGCGAACAGAAGCTACCCGCCGATTCACGTCCGGAGCACAGGTACTTGACTGCCGGACTGGGAAAGCTGTGTACATGACAGCAACCGCCCGCCCCGCCGCGGCCCGTCCGCCGGCGCGGAGCGCGCTGCGCGACCGGGTGCTCAAGCTCGCCGAGCTCGTGACCACCCCGCTGCTGCCGGTCGACTACCTCGACCTGTTCGACCCGCTCCGCTCCGGTGCGGCCCTCCGCGGCCGGATCGAGGCCGTGCAGCGGGAGACCCGGGACGCCGCCAGCATCGTGATCCGCCCGGGTCGCGACTGGCTGCCGCACGTCCCCGGCCAGTACGTCCGCATCGGGATCGACATCGACGGCGTCCGCCAGTGGCGCGCCTACTCGATCACCTCGATCCTCGACCGCGCCGACGGCTGCTTCACCATCACGGTCAAGGCCATCCCCGACGGCAAGGTCAGCAACCACCTGGTGCACCGGGTCCGCCCCGGCACGATCATCCAGCTGGACCAGGCCACCGGGGAGTTCTGCCTCCCCGAGCAGGCGCCGGCGAAGGCGCTGTTCGTCACCGCCGGCTCCGGCATCACGCCGGTCATGGGCATTCTGCGCAACCACGCCGACCAGCTCACCGACACCGTGCTGGTCCACTCCTCGCCCACGGCCGAGGACGTCGTCTTCGGCGCCGAGCTGCGGCAGATGGCCGCCGAGGGCCGGATCCGGCTGATCGAGCAGCACACCGACAGCGCCGGGATGCTCGACGCCCGGTCCATCGCCGAGCTGGTGCCCGACCTGCACGAGCGCGCCACCTGGGCCTGCGGCCCCGTGGGCATGCTCGAAG is a genomic window of Blastococcus sp. HT6-30 containing:
- a CDS encoding YnfA family protein produces the protein MTVTRSLLLFALAALAEIGGAWLVWQGVREHRGWGWIGAGVIALGLYGLVATLQPDAHFGRILAAYGGVFVAGSLAWGMVVDGFHPDRYDIAGALLCLVGVAVIMYAPRGA
- a CDS encoding DNA polymerase IV, with amino-acid sequence MRREASILHLDLDAFFAAVEQRDKPSLRGRPVVVGGVGGRGVVATASYEARAYGARSAMSTAEARRRCPPGTAFLGGRFAAYRRTSDVVMELLRGLSPLVEPVSIDEAYVDLAAGPGHDLSVSGVTELGLSLKERIAAATGGVTGSVGIGTSKLMAKIASDLDKPDGLLVVPPGGELDVLHPLPVTRLGGVGPATAERLRQVGVSTVADLAAKSLPDLVALAGRAHGAGLYALARADDDRGVVPDREVKSVSHEETFERDLTDLAVLGREIDSMATRVGNRLRSSAYSGRTVTVKLRRYDFTTITRSQTLPQPTDDARLIAATARRLLTEAGTSGGLRLLGVGVSGLSLYAQGDLFAQDAESVPEEPAATGTEEPAEQPELPVEKRWWPGQDVRHEELGAGWVWGRGLGRVTVRFEGPSTPPGPVRTLAADDPLLQPAEPPDWRIPE
- a CDS encoding class I SAM-dependent methyltransferase, whose amino-acid sequence is MPEPSTWMRMTQEDPEHSAAYVQRFRTLAEQGMDLVGEARLVDAMLPRGSRVLDAGCGPGRVGAHLHEVGHHVVGVDVDPVLVAAAEEDHPGPRWLVGDLAELDLTAHGITEPFDAIVSAGNVMAFLAPSTRDAVLRRLRAHVAPEGRAVIGFGAGRGYEFDEFLTDAGAAGWAPDVLLSTWDLRPFTPESDFLVAVLRPV
- a CDS encoding helix-turn-helix domain-containing protein: MTPDPAPFPEAVAEAMRTELPRVAERAVEEIIVAVPGYADAFLGPMGRKISTAVELTLRGFLQLAAAGGNADAGTPGGSVVEAAYALGRGEARSGRSMDALLAAYRVGARVSWRDMSAAAVTAGLGPEALARFAELVFAYIDQLSAASVAGHADELASSGRARQRMLERLAHGLLTGGPHTELVALAQRAEWTAPRTLTAVLLPDGRTRGAMVSLDPRTLVAAEDVPDVDRTGDLAVLLVPDAEGAARGALLRGLGGREAVVGPARPWWNVQASYRRALRALRLGMTPGDGGPLDTDARLAELVVRADEDALADLRARVLAPLESVGDTAREKLTETLRSWLLHHGRREQVAAALFVHPQTVRYRMTQLRELYGPRLEDPQTVRDLTVALGVALPAAPPTPGEQ
- a CDS encoding helicase translates to MLAVPFRAPAPGAVWHPGLQAHVWVGRELPAELAPYDPPPYGLERFLEDELNDMPRPLPEARQLTPRDQQCDGADVVATHAASGGRVFLLGDDPGVGKTGTAILAVKAIAEQRDVHTVLVIADRPAAITIPHWTRSIGGFGDGGLRWCVTTWDRLGKVAKLRFDVVVADEAHMVRHTTTQRWKHWKAVSGAARVKDPPYVLAATATPAHTPLELPYLAPEFAARHGESIKEWADLPKALERHRFHVERGRYGWQWTDDVDGRRADLARLQSWLADADPPATLHRPAPWGPVSVTGTPVLLTPAERASYEAEWSEFRAEMQLARRGRQAARGRAALLRFRQKAGLIRVQATVDWIRAQVEAERQVAVSVEFVETAADPIREALLDGGIPVAGIYGRDRFDVEAERLRFQRGEATVCVFTVTASISLHAGELLPDGSSASGPRGWGCSTSRGSPASRPAR
- a CDS encoding ferredoxin reductase; translated protein: MTATARPAAARPPARSALRDRVLKLAELVTTPLLPVDYLDLFDPLRSGAALRGRIEAVQRETRDAASIVIRPGRDWLPHVPGQYVRIGIDIDGVRQWRAYSITSILDRADGCFTITVKAIPDGKVSNHLVHRVRPGTIIQLDQATGEFCLPEQAPAKALFVTAGSGITPVMGILRNHADQLTDTVLVHSSPTAEDVVFGAELRQMAAEGRIRLIEQHTDSAGMLDARSIAELVPDLHERATWACGPVGMLEALEEHWASVGIADRLYTERFRPRILVTGEGGTVSFTKNGTTVEADGATPILDAAEEAGVLMPSGCRMGICYGCVLPLREGAVRDLRNGEITTAEDVGDGVLIQTCVSAAAGACAIDH
- a CDS encoding DUF222 domain-containing protein → MNGDRTAGDPRSHAERQADALVALARGALDGGSLPDVRGERPHVRVTIDWFALSAERGAHGVAGGSLGWAGPISPETARRLACDAGVVRVITGPDGLPLDVGRAQRTASAAIRRAVEIRDGHCVFAGCDAPPEWCDVHHVVHWAHGGPTSCDNGALLCERHHTSCHEGRFTIRRDPGTGRWHTYRPDGSEILSRAGP
- a CDS encoding alpha/beta fold hydrolase; amino-acid sequence: MTENPDEALAARTLGEAGPRVVFVHGLFGQGKNWTTIAKGLADDHRVTLLDLPNHGHSPWTDRIDYVDMAEMVAAELASYGEPVTLVGHSMGGKVAMQLALRRPELLRALVVVDIAPVEYPLQGGRTEDPDEEASPFAAFIAAMRAVDLEALESRADAEAALRTAVPSRMVRSFLLQSLSREEGGDGWHWRLNLELLDRDLGELRGFPEPPPGATFDGPVLWIAGANSHYVLPEDRPHMDALFPATRLVKVKNAGHWVHSEQPEVFLETLRRFLHAVEK